The Phlebotomus papatasi isolate M1 chromosome 3, Ppap_2.1, whole genome shotgun sequence genomic sequence ggattcgctcattccctggcctttccgggagcccttcaaggcatttctcgctacatctcgttcgtagagatgatgcttctttgtttctccaggcatttgtccaacctagtcatcagaaaagctaaaatttcacgaaatttcgtgagaaaaacacctatccaaaataaggagtatcacctcactgtaaatgtcttaaaaatattcccatttttcacacgaaaaatctaattcacaaggcaaatctcacttcagatcataTGTACAAATcgccactaacgtgaatcaacacaatattcaatgaatattcaataatatcactcaaaaaaaagcgaagaaacattgttagtacttcaccacagctaaataagactgaagtaaacacgaagttctttCATATACAATTGGATAAAGAACTGGCGTGATGtgtattgataggggactctccttgtggtggccagtggatttgaagtcacttcacaaagaaaaacacttcttcaatctttcttcaatccaggaccgaaagctctgggaaagattgaagaagtgtttttctttgtgaagtgacttcaaatccactggccaccaccggagagtcccctatcaatcAGTTCtttcatatttctcgtaagcaattgctcacactgaattttcaacaaagcaatttcaactcaaattatattcaaaatttgaggtatttagtgttaaaatcttccaaaaagaacaagtaTTTAGATggaatttattattaatcatggaataaaaatccatcattttaatcaatttatttttagtgtccaattttatcctcaaagtgtccaaaataagaaactggacaaaattatgagcttttccCCTATAcgctgtaaaaaaaaataattttctcagcaccaaatcaaaattgatcagttaAAGACTCTAAAAcgcaattttttataaatatttttttactgcaatTCAAGGATTTTTCTTGAAAGAAGTCTTTATTTTGGGGATCTTTGCATACCACCCTATGATTTACAATTTCTTTTGCTGTTGTCCATTTATGAATTTAGAtaacacgaaaaaaaaaaatctttttagtgCCATGAAATTCGTTCACATCAGAAAGAAATTGAACGATTGAAGGGGGAAAATTCCAATTTGGAGTCAAAAGCTAAATGGAGTGCTGGGAAGATAAAGCAGGAAACTGATGCTAAGCAGGTGGCTGAAAAGAGAGTGGAAGAGCTTACACTGGAAGTTGCACAATTAAAGTCCAATGAGGCGGCATGGGTGAAGAGCGAGGCTGATTCTGAGCGTGTTTCTCACATGGAAAAGCAGTGTATGGAGCAACAGGCATCACTGATCCTTCTAAAGCATGGCAATGAGGAAAAAGAGGTGAAAATTGATGCATTGGAGAAGAAATTGCAAGAAGTACAAATTGATTTAACAGATATGCGAACAAAGTATTCAGAAGTATTTCAAGAGAAAGAGAATTTTAGAGATGAAGTTGACAAATTGAAGGGTGAAATTAGTGAATTGCAGACAACGTTGGATCAGGAGGTGCTAAAAGTAGCTGACTTTCAGTCTAAACTTAGTGATTTAGAGGCCACAAAGGCACAATTGACAATGGAGAAGGAGAATAGTGCTAGACAGGGGCGTGAGTATGAAGTTCTTATGAAGAATTATGAGGATAATTTGGCTGAATTGGAAGAGATTCGCACCAAGGAATCAGAATTGTTGCAATTCAATAGGGATCTTACGGAAAGGAATGTAAAGTTGCAAAATGAGATAACTCTGTACAATTCCAAGGCAGTTGCACTATGTTTGGAGAATGAGGCCATTAAGAAGGAGAAAAAGACTTATGATGATCGAATAAGTGAATTGGAAAGGGATTTGGACAAGGAGCGAAATCAGAAGAATGACGAAAGGATACTTCTCACTAAGCACATCTCGGAAAAGACTAAATTATGCGAGGGGACACAGAAAAAACTGGATTCGGCTCTTGGGGATTTGGATGCTGTCAAAAGAAAGCACGCACAGACTGTTAAGGAGTTAAATCGGGAATTGGAGAAAATGCGCCGACGACAACAGGTGATGCATGTGACATCTGAGAATAGTTCAGAAAAGGAATCATCGCCCCAAGTTAGTGATACAGATTCACAAGGAAGTCACAGAGTAGGCAATTCAGATTGCAGTACACCTCCTCCAGTGACAACAGTAGTACCTGGTGGTCAAGAGCCATCACGGCAAGCTTTGATTGATCGAATTTTGCGATTGCAACAAGCAAGTGCAAGGCAGGCAGAAAAGATAGATTTTCTGGAGAATCATTCGGCTACATTGGTGTCAGAAGTACAGAAGAAGACCAAGGTGCTTCAGTATTACATGCTGCGGGATCAGTGTGGTGCTCTAGCTTCATCCAAAAGTGATAGGCACAAGGCTGAATTGGCCAAATATGGTGGTGGAATAATGGCTGCAATCTATGGTGGAGCTACATCGAGCAAAAATGCCGAAATGACCCTCGATTTATCCCTTGAAATCAATCGAAAACTTCAGGCACTGCTTGAGGATACCCTCCTCAAGAATATCACTCTCAAGGTAAGTTTGATAAAATTTAACCCACTTCacctgtatatatatatatacctaTGTATGGAAAATTATCAACATGGGAAATGGGGAAAAGGGATAAATTTTTCATACTATTGAAGTCACTTGGCAATACAAGAGGGATTATTTATGAGAATCCGATGCTCTTGATTTTGAGGTCAACGGAAAATGAACTCTCTTTTCTTCTTTTGCTCTTATAATGCCCTctaactttacaaaaaaaaaaaatgttcttgaaCAGACGACCATTTCAACTTTTAACATGCCTTAAACTACATTATTCTCCCAATTCTGACAAAAGATCGATTGACATTCTAGCTTTATTCTTTAAGATACCCTTCTCTTCCTGTACCTTTTAATAATGGTGTATATTATGCGTGTGTGCTAGAGGAAATGTTATGTATATTTCAGTAGTTCAACAAAAGGAAGTTATTCCCTGAATATCATTCTCCACCACACTCTGGCATTTACGAGGAAATTCCCTCATACCACTTTGGATCTATTCGATACAAGATTGATTATGACTTTAACCTTCAGCATATAGTCCCCCCACCCCCATATACCTAGTTCCTGTCAGAGGTTGGAAATTCACGCAATCCTGACTTCCCTTTGCCTGTTTTGTGGGTCATCTCATAAATAATGCAACTGCCGTTTTTTGCTGCCAAACTAAAATGATGCTCTATTCCGGTGTCGGATAAAACATTTTTCAGATCAATCAAGATTCTCCTTTTAATCTTTAACATAACCCATCCATATATtgtgatttaaaaaaagaaaattatttaatagggtaagtgtgccaaattccggccggcttgcaatttcggccatttttttgttcctcgaatttcgatgaattttagtTTTAGCGTACTTCAGAgatcatacaatgcaaaaacataacaaaaatgtcgtttcgacacacgagataatgtgaaaaagacactGGAAAAATTCTAGGAAGGCAAGGAACTTtaagaatgaaggtgaccgaaataggccaccaaagctgtgtctacatttttatttattttaaaatagaatatgaatgatttgagtgaaaatgaagGTGATAAACTGCGTATAAAgtcccaagcaacactccttaaaaagaaagaataaaaaaaaacaatttgtattaaaaatattacatttcaaacttgaggctTTGGCGCTGgcacgcaactatgccgaaatttggcacagttaccctatTTGTGAATATTTGACAGAAAATAATACATttagtttcataaaattttgtttatttgacAAAAGAAATTGTGAATGGTTTTAGGAGCAGTTTAAGTCAAGCATGCATGACTTATTAGAAGGGCAAAATTttccttagattttttttatgataatgAAAATGACcaatcttaatgaaatttttagtatatatttattaatatttaaagtgcctataaacaaatttttccaaaagaaattaCAAAATGGCGGAGTAATgagtaggggagattggggcaaaatttgtcaaaatggatattttatttattttttttttcacaagctcTCAGATAACCTGGATGATTTTTATTGAAGATGTacttttaggaaatttgctgCAGTTCACTTTTCATTATCTTGAAAGTGAATGCGCTTTTCGAGCCGTGTTTCTAAAAGATTACgtcaaaattctcaaaacttCGAGGGGCAAATTTTGCCAGGCATGGGGTATTTTTAATCGTTTTCTTTCGCACTTTCATGAGCTCTTTTTAATGAAAGAAATAACCAATTGACATATTTtggtaagaaaattttatttctttataattttttgtaggGGAAACGGAAGCatcaccaaacatggggtagcacaaaatattaatttttatttctaaactacttggacaaccttaaccctctaacgggtaagaccgcctccaggcggtcattctataaatcgcatttactgcgataatattacttatttgaagttgaaatatctacagtggcctcagttatagtcttactaacttattttctgaagctgaactcattttgatcTCTCGTTTGCTTACCATCTTCAGTTTtgcaggtcagagaaaaaaaataaaatgtcgcgagcgacatttttcgttttcaaatgcaaaaaagattattttaaagtaatctaactgtagtaagaatctCATTTTCTGAAGATATgttcttctagtttgtatatttcaattgataagtgtgaaaaaactagaagtaagagttttagaagaaaaaaaggaagaccgcctgtgggcggtcttatcggttcaagggcaaaattttcaaaaattactgaactttttatttaattgttttggttgttctagtaaaatatattattattttgcaatatattaatcatggaaaacaattgagattacacgaagactgtccagaatgagtaaaatattCGATTTCTGTGAATTAAGCGAAAttttgataaagaagcagacttcaacagtgatgatgagttccctaattcgtcctttaatgccacagatcgtgaaataaaaccagaagatgagcaatgtattttaaaggaccttcaaattatacaagaaggtggcgttttcatagctgatctgtgacctattcggtaaaaatcagACTTATTGAAACAcattgagcttcattaacgtctaataataaaaattataaacgttttttttcctaaaaattatcatttcttagataatcatacaacattaaaaacgttaaaaattaatttattttactatttgttcactatttttcaataaaaatatttcagtcttttgatgCCTTAAACAGAAATGACCGCttccaggcggtctttaccttttctcacctggcgcccaaacggaaagagataatgaagaatggatggtatttttgagttcagcggaccattaattaccctagataaaattatttaactacttttttttggatattaaagaaaacactgttagagggttaaccatttcttcagtggacgggcatccctataatgcctataaatttctataagtcttatcCTCTGTAGttgaatatccgattaaaaaatcacattgTTTGGTGCTATCCcgtgtttgttggtgccccagtttaccctagatcatttttattatctaggggaaactggggcaccatcgaacatggggtagcaccgaacagaGATTTCTAAAATAATTGGACTATAAAGAACACTTTTTTTCAATGGACCCCTATAGTaatcgtcctctgaagtctactattcatatataataaaaaaaatctaagtgtTTGGCGTTTTGAAGTCATTTGAAGTGGCAAGAATATTCTCTTCGCCGGCTTCGAAAAGGCAGAAGTGCAAAATAAGGCGAGATGAATTGAACAAGTTTACTGAATAAATGTCATATAGCAAAATAGAAGACAAAAATTCAAGGAGAGCATTATAAGAATCcgtaaaaaaaacacattcgCAATGCGAGAAATTTTTCCAGAAATCCTTTAATCCCTTCCTGTTGGAATTATACTGCCTCAGAGATCGTTTGTAGTCTTATCAGAACTAGTTTGTAATGGACTAGTTTGTAATGGACATTTCTTTTCGTCGGGTGAAAAATCGGATTCCTtcgttttttgtcaatttttaccCCATGCACTgtgacaaattttaccccaaATGGTCATTGTTTATAAAGCTAATTCTGGAAGAGAATCATTTTGGAAAATGATTCGTGCCGAGGATATCCAAATTATTTAACAAACACACACTGAtgcataaattttgtaaaataagtcgATGAAAATTAATATGTCCTGAagggcaaatattttaaaagcagggctcaaaatttcaatttttttccatatttgcTTGAATACGTCCCAGTTTTGCAGAatgttcgaactcacgagatagagcacTTCGTATTTTGGTGCTCACTGATATATTAgcgattaaattaattcataagtAACAAAGgcatttcaaaatcgaaaattggtaaagaaatgaTTATAAAGTCATTTACGGATACATAACCAATCCCTTACTGttacaaatttaaccaaatctgttgaaaaataagccctcTGAGGTAGTTAAACTTTGACCGTCAATAATTCAAGATTCCGATATTTTTTTGGTCTTTAGGTATGTCTGAACGAATTGTTCGCCTGGAccatctccaaaacatatccaaaaataaatgaaatcgtaagagccgttttcgaaataaaaaccaaaaaacacgGCTTTGGTGGGCATGGAGGAgaccgaagactggaagtttGTATCTTTTaccttttcattaaaaataggGTTATTTAAATAAGTTAAATGGTAAATTTAACTCACCCTTCactacttattttttttatataaaaattgcaTAACACGTACAgaactgaaaattatttttagttatctcaatatatataatattttttttttttaattttcacccaggaaatttagtgaattttaatGCAGAATTTGAATATGCAAGAAATCCaatcaatattaaaatatagaGGTTAACTGAGAAGTTTGTGGACTGGcgtatttaattaaatgatttaATATTAGTCGATTATTCAGTATCACTCTTGATATGAATCTATCAAATTTCATTTCCATTTGGCAAAGTATTTCTTgtcttgtgatttttttaatgtggtGCATTTGACTTTCTAACATCTAACTTACGAAATTAGAGAGTCTGAATTTTTGGTTAATATTCTGTGGATATGGATATGGATATGGTTAATATTCTTGTGGAGTattatattccctgaaaagttgaactcaaaattttgagtttatctggtatttttccttttttgaaaatgttgtaaatatttgaatatttttttaaaaaaaataagcgcaaaagtggaaactcaccttttcagggaatgtagtactcaatgttactgatcaacagtaaaaaaatgaaaatttttgagaatggtgtttttgagaaaaattaatttttaatttttttcaaaaaaaccgttacaaaaaaactcgaacagataatacgaaaactcgtatatcgttttaaagagcataaaattatctttcaaataaaaaaaagagtaagaagaaatctcaacccgttcacgagatagagcattttgaaaaatttgccaaaaatctcatttgATGAATAAAGagcgagacgccatctttggcgccatgtatctccggccaggaattttttttgggcgaaaaaaaaataggggtatattattttatcctgtattttaacatatgtaaaattcagaaacatctgagaccatgaccccgcgatttgcgattttttcggtcgtcttgagatggattggcccattaGCTTTTTGTTGAACAACTAAGAGttaaaagcataaaatttaaatttatgatcctttgaaaataattgaacagtttttttctttcaattagtatacgtttaatttattaaaattatacgTCGACACAGTTTAATAAAGaaattacatattttaaaattaaaatttcagataaattcagattttaaaatagttctcgaatttccatataaatttaattggCATAATCACTGAATTAAATGACCGAACGATTTATGTCTGTTAGTAACAAGAGCCTTCTATACGTTAATTACCGAACGTTCATCGAATATTCGATACAACACATATGTGTCAGTGTTGCCATATTTTTATGTACTGAGTATTACATACATATTTTATGTATCTTTCATGCAAATCCAATGTTCAAATATTGCAAAGAATTTCCATGTTATAATTGAGTCACTTCAATAATGTCTCTATATTACTAGTGAAAAAAGTTAATAGAGTTCTTTTAATAAACAGTCTTgtatattgcaaaaaaatatataaaagaaaaagtatgaaaacTCGTTCAAATATTACTAGAGTTATATCGTACTTTACCCTAACCTAATGTTTCTGCTATGTTTGCTCCACATAACGAAGAATCTAATATATCCGGTAGTGC encodes the following:
- the LOC129807493 gene encoding coiled-coil domain-containing protein 186 isoform X2, translated to MTSEVKDLKKPEERVKEDDNVEEDVSKAETPSDNVTAVTEEEVLMDNKQTSEKPVDDDVMSESSQEEKIINGEYGGQESISGSIVNEADSKYLEEQANLKVTIENLQAQCHYLQTMVNQREETISTFDKTKVLLEKENQLMRRELDLAVREKENAVIKYCTLEKKVIDANQLKEGAEKKSREAQKECELLNGKIKMLNGEKNRICTMLDQKCHEIRSHQKEIERLKGENSNLESKAKWSAGKIKQETDAKQVAEKRVEELTLEVAQLKSNEAAWVKSEADSERVSHMEKQCMEQQASLILLKHGNEEKEVKIDALEKKLQEVQIDLTDMRTKYSEVFQEKENFRDEVDKLKGEISELQTTLDQEVLKVADFQSKLSDLEATKAQLTMEKENSARQGREYEVLMKNYEDNLAELEEIRTKESELLQFNRDLTERNVKLQNEITLYNSKAVALCLENEAIKKEKKTYDDRISELERDLDKERNQKNDERILLTKHISEKTKLCEGTQKKLDSALGDLDAVKRKHAQTVKELNRELEKMRRRQQVMHVTSENSSEKESSPQVSDTDSQGSHRVGNSDCSTPPPVTTVVPGGQEPSRQALIDRILRLQQASARQAEKIDFLENHSATLVSEVQKKTKVLQYYMLRDQCGALASSKSDRHKAELAKYGGGIMAAIYGGATSSKNAEMTLDLSLEINRKLQALLEDTLLKNITLKENLDTLGLEVDKLTRRLASK
- the LOC129807493 gene encoding coiled-coil domain-containing protein 186 isoform X1, which gives rise to MTSEVKDLKKPEERVKEDDNVEEDVSKAETPSDNVTAVTEEEVLMDNKQTSEKPVDDDVMSESSQEEKIINGEYGGQESISGSIVNEADSKYLEEQANLKVTIENLQAQCHYLQTMVNQREETISTFDKTKVLLEKENQLMRRELDLAVREKENAVIKYCTLEKKVIDANQLKEGAEKKSREAQKECELLNGKIKMLNGEKNRICTMLDQKCHEIRSHQKEIERLKGENSNLESKAKWSAGKIKQETDAKQVAEKRVEELTLEVAQLKSNEAAWVKSEADSERVSHMEKQCMEQQASLILLKHGNEEKEVKIDALEKKLQEVQIDLTDMRTKYSEVFQEKENFRDEVDKLKGEISELQTTLDQEVLKVADFQSKLSDLEATKAQLTMEKENSARQGREYEVLMKNYEDNLAELEEIRTKESELLQFNRDLTERNVKLQNEITLYNSKAVALCLENEAIKKEKKTYDDRISELERDLDKERNQKNDERILLTKHISEKTKLCEGTQKKLDSALGDLDAVKRKHAQTVKELNRELEKMRRRQQVMHVTSENSSEKESSPQVSDTDSQGSHRVGNSDCSTPPPVTTVVPGGQEPSRQALIDRILRLQQASARQAEKIDFLENHSATLVSEVQKKTKVLQYYMLRDQCGALASSKSDRHKAELAKYGGGIMAAIYGGATSSKNAEMTLDLSLEINRKLQALLEDTLLKNITLKVSLIKFNPLHLYIYIYLCMENYQHGKWGKGINFSYY